The genomic DNA aaaaGCAGAACCATTCACAGAACCATTGCCAAAATGCCGTATGAAGTGGTTTGCGGAATCTctgggagaaaaaaaaatcaaaaagctACAAATGAGTGGACAAATCACAGCTACATCAAATACAGAGCAGGGAAATGGTCAATAGTTTGAAAAAGTGAATGAGCCAGACATTGTAGGAGAGCAGTGTCTGACACTGCAGGCCGAGggctgcagactaaccctaattCACAgctattgaaagctaaccgctctaaaatgggtgcttataattagacttaaatactgcttatcagcgctatttgtagacAGTCTGCGGTTTGCGGTCTGCAGTTATCATATGCTTGAAGGGGAAGAATAAAAAGAAGACTGAAGTTCGAATTTCAGGATTATGTGGTGcagttataaaaaaaaatgaaaaggaaacgccCCTTCATCCCAATGTGCTCCTTGCTCAAACTGTAGAACTTGAAGGGGATTgtgccaaaataatcacaaagcTTGGGTTTATCACTACAAACAGACTCAGCAagattaaaatatatatatattatttgataattcaaaagAGCCTATAAAATAGCTTGTGGTCAACAGATTATGAAatccttttgttttcacttgcttttgattattacgaaatcaaagtaagcaaaaaaagatagagcaaataacaaagcaaattaaaaatcaacaatacaGCATGtgtgtttcagttcttttattcctttgaaGATAATTCAATATTGTTGCCCCCTGCCCTCctaaggagattcatcaatgaacaatgtccATCTAAAAAGCTCTGAGATAGAAAAGTAGAATCGGTTATCATGCACGTTATTCCTAACCCCTACCttgctaaccattttaaaattagtGCCTAGGCTTAACAACCattggggttttataaaatactcatgaaCAATTAAAGCTGCACTAAATTCATCCACTCACCTCGAGGACCAATTTACTTACTGAAATGTTACACGAACTTGCTAATAATTGATGgatttttgttgatgtttcccaCTTTCAATTttaacctagtttaaaataaatgttttactttataatttattttattttattttttactagCAAAACCTAAGAGGGACAGGTGCAACGGGACCAACGTCCCATGCGAGGCACTGACCCTAGATTGCAATAAAAATGAGTACTGAAACattcgctaaaaaaaaaaaaaaaaactaaaacaaaaaaaaaataataataatagtagcaTGGGCACGAAGGGGCTAGCTCCCACGTGCAGGGGTAATTGATTTCATATACCCGCTAGGTGATCTGGtaacgtaattcggaggactggggagaaacattttaacgcggtatcccacaaccgcacgCGGCCTCATTTTCGAATTccacatggcagaggcgaggttagagctcgccgggtctacttgaatgttcattcagtaaaaggaaatgtggtagacacggaatgttctgttgagttttggcgatggaaatactgtagggagtttggaaacaacacttaaggccgcgcgcggttgtgggatatggCCTTAAAATtgttcttcccagtcctccaaattacgtcaccggATCACCTGGCGTGACAGGTCCGAGCACATTAACTTACGGACAAAAAGTTAAAAGGCAATTGGCGGGGAAAAACTGGTTGGGGGTGCTAGCTTACAAACATAGTTCCGTTAGCCTGAAAGGTAGATGTTTTGCAGAGGAGTGCGTACATTAGAGGAGTTACTTTTGTCCTGTACgaccatggaaaaaaaaaagatacgtAGTTTAGGACATCTATATATATCAGTACTACAGTAAAGACATTATAAAAAAAGACCAAGTCTTTGAATTTGCGATCTAGAGAGAGTGGAAGTAAGTCTAGTCAGCCGCTCCTTGTACGACGTCTCGCCTCTGCGCGTGCCTAAAATCCACAAATGACCTGTAGGTTGAAATGAAAACtaacctgaatttaaatttaactgtaacaGAGCCTTAccattattatattatttattatttattattatttattcattgtTTATAAATACCCTTGACATTTTTTACTGTACAATTCATACTATATCGTACTAAACGCTCCATACCTTACAGCTAGGCCCTCCGACTACGCCGCATTTGTTCTAGCCATGACGCCGCATACTCACAACGCACAAATGAACTAACAAACTACCTAGCAAACCGTGGTTTCGATAGAAGCTTCCTCAAAACCCAAATACAGCGGGCCTCTGACATTCCTCGGTCTGACGCGCTTAGGAACACAATGACAAGACGATCCGAAACTATTCCTTTTGCTATCACATACAATCCAACACTACCTAACAAACATTCCAACATACTTTATTCATCAGATCGTTGCAAAagcgttttcaaaacacttCCTTTGGTGGCTTACCGCCGTTGTAAAAATATTAGTGACGGTCTTATTAGGgctcaatagaccatattcgtattctcagtattggactggaactagtttgcaatggaggctaatgcggggaaatcttttcaaatgcaaatacttttaaGATATTCCCCCGCagtagcctccattgcaagctagttccagtccaatactgggaatacgaatatggtctattaattAAAACACCTTGTAATGATAATTTTCCCGATTCTTTTTGGTGCAGAAGAAAAAACTGCACCGCTTGCCCCTATATAGAACTCGGCCGTTAATACCCGTCTCATTCTACGGGTAAAAGCCATAAAATCAAATCTCGCTCTACTTTTAACACTTttaatgttatttacatgattcagtggAAATTATGTATTCTTCAGTATATCGGAGAAACCAAACGTCGCTttaaagaccgttttaatgaacacagaCGTCCTATACTCAGTTCCACTAGTATTTATATCCAGACCGCAGTCTCAGAACACTTTCTTAGCAATAACCATTCACACAGTCATATGTTACTCATTTCCATTGAAAGGCTCATTAATCAACGTGACTCGGGAAGCCAGTCTTATTGGAAAAGCTCAAAAAACAGAACCTCTTGGGATAAACAAGCGAGACGGATAATTTAACGATCTCGTTAGCATATGGTGTTTCAACGGCATtctattattttgaaattttggtttgtttatccAATAGCTATATCACGTTACCTTATCATTTGAATTCTTCTTTAATTGCTTCATAACATGTGTATATATATTCTGTAAATTCGTTAGATCTCCACATGTACATAAACCTGATGAAGGCTGGTATTGCCCAGCTGAAATAtcgttaaaaaaaatacattttcgcgttgttttatcagtcgtgcaatagtctatttgactttcataaatattttatatattcACATTAATCAGTATACTGATACACTACGCACCttctattttaatatttttgactGTTCAATTATTGTTAGGCGTTGAGACTTTGTATAATGctttgaaataaataataataataataataataacaataataataattattattattattattattataaactgaattttattaatattatccATTTTGATAAATTCTTAAGTAcaattatcatttttacacTTACGCTTTTCACTAGAATCTCTCAAACTGTATTTATAATATATTAACTTTTAATATATTTCGTCCACATCGTTGGACGGCGCTCtccaaaccgcatgccccatgatatgtttgctgactttgacttgagcccactgccgtgtcccgcgcattcctttagagtatttccgctgttgttaagggAGCCCACGCAACATGAAGTccacgtgaggattcggtcggtAAGTAACCGccgtgcatgctcaacacaatgaatttcgacccatggcagaaaTCTCTTTTCTCGTACTCATCAGACCAGCGATTGCAAAAGAACAGAggcctctgctagcagggaagcaGTCTGCGGTCTGCAGTTATCATACACCTGTAGGGGAGAAGATACTTCAttttgtgtgggctcacttggCAACAGTGGAATGACTTTAAAGGGATGCGCGGGACACAGCGGGCGCAaggcacagtcagcaaacacatcatggggcatgcggtttgaagagtgccgtccaaggttgtggacggcggttggatcaaagtgagtttcgactcaTGACACAGGTCTCTTTTCCcgcactcgtcagcccagcgaacgcaaaaagaaaagacacctctgctacaacaagttgcaaaattgttgagacactttcatcaaaaaacaccttttctagcttccaatacccgccgtatctagaatttaaaccttttcccacttcccttcccctctcgccctttcaatgttgactgtttaagtttgcaacaatttatttgtcttgctagcaacacatCAGGACTCTAGTCTTCAGTGCGTTTTGTACAACCTGCGTTAACAAATCAAGCAACAGTCACGGTCACACTCGTAAAATACTTCCAAAAAAGAGGGTAGCTATAGAAATAATCTATCttctattattaaaaactggatcattggataatgcaattcgagagttttgattggctaagccattatgggttatgagccattataccatgatctacaaataCGGCAAgaatatgcgtgattttttgggcctttttatttttattgtagtctagttttccatattttgggggtgtttttaataaaacaattattccactcgcgcttgttggatatgagatgattatagccaactcggcgctacgcgcctcgttggctatctatcatctcgtatccaacgcgcgctcatggaataattgttaaatgtcaGTGTCTGCACGTTTCTCCATAAGTTTGACCCAAATTAGATTTTTATGCTATTATTTCAATGTTTGCAAATGAatagtaaaggtaaagtctctgttacgagcctacaaaggcccatcaggccggtgcTTACCTCCAGTTTCTgaagcatgaagtgactaggagtatttcttctCCCCCCTGcatggatgggatgctagtccatagcagggttacccccagcattttcgccggtacccatttatacatctgggtggagaAAGGctccgtgagagtaaagtgtcttgccaaaCACAACACCCCGGACCACTAGATCCGGAGTAAAGCACTCTAACCATAAGCTCGacgccaccgtgcctcccacaaATGAATAGTAATTAAGAGAAATTacggaaagggaaaaaatgagCTAGGGTCAAACTTTCAATgacgaaattttaaaaaaattcagtgtAGATCGAATAGCACCAAGCTCGGCCCTATTTTTTAGTTGCAGTCTGGATCGAGCCTCCCTCTGTTTCTCTTCGTTATCTGAAAGAACATTTGCGGTTAAATCCAGGAATTGCCTGTCATTGGTCGTTGGCATGGTGTTAGGACTCTGGACACCTTGTGATAATTACACCATGGAAAATTCATATCTACTGGGTTACATGTAAGCAGTGACATCCCAAATAGCGGTTAAGCcttaacacccattttaaacggcGTTGATCAACAGTACTagtctttaagtctaagcacccatggTCCAATGTTAGCTTTCGAcaattgttgtgatggccgattttAGTGTTTTAACCTAATTTATTTAAACTTCCAGTAAGTGAAGTGCAACCGGTGCATTTTCTAGATTTAGTCGGTATGAGAAAGAACAGCGCCCACCATTTTGTTTTGGGTGCATTTTACAGTGGAACTAGTTTACACAGGATATCCATTCTCTTGTAAAAATGGCCGAACATCCATATTTATCATGGCAGAATAACCAATCacatcaggaaaaaaaaaaacttcagaaATATGATTGCACTTTTTCACGTAGAAAGCGAAAGAAACGTGTTAACAACTGTTGGTGAAATTGATTGAAATTCTTATAAAAGCCATAAAACGGCAAAATTATGCCAACTTCAGGAAAAGGTGTGCGGAAGTTGTGCACAATTAAAAAATTTGCTCAAAGATCGTTAAAGTTGCTCAAAGGTCGCCGAACTGAATCTGTCAAAGCCTACTATAttagtgaaagatatatatgaaatacataatatgttgcactgcgggtatgaaatcaaatgaaagcatgttgtctcgcagtgttgagcgcaaatttctattgcgtcgagaagcctgaaaattttccgACGCAATAAAAATTTGcactcatcactgcgagacaacatgctttcatttgatttcatacccgcagtgcaatatatgatgtatttcatatatatctttcactcataattacttgtcacgggaagttgtgaactcagaagtgaccagctcccaacgtcagtggcttcatagctcagttggttagagcatcgcaccggtatcgcgaggtcgcgggttcaaatcccggtgaagtcctgaaaaattttcaggcttctcgacgcaatagaaatttgcgctcatcactgcgagacaacatgttTTCATTTGACCTACTATATTACCTATGACTTAACTGTAGGCCCTTCAAGCGTCGTcaatattaaatattcataatCACGTACGCGGCTAGTTCTGACAAATCGAAAGTTTAGACGGCAACACAATCTGTACATTTGTAATGTATATGCCTCTTACTAACCAAGTCGATTCGAGGTCCGTAGCACTGCAAGTTAGGGACATCAACGGGAATAACTTATGACATAAACGGGAATAAGCGAAGATCCGTAACTGTCtagtttttaatgttttatgtctttgttttgtgctGTGTCAGGGCTCCATTTAAACTAGCTCTGCTAAATTGGATGCCCCTggataaatattgaattaaataaaaaaaaaatttaaagaattcACTACGGACTGAGAAACCGAGGTTTGTAAGAAATTTACTATATCTCTGAGATAATCAGGcgcgcgggaaaggaaactagttgaagttaATAAGCGGAAGGTTTAACTGTCACGCATGATTGATATGCGTCAACATCCGAAAAAACGAACAAATCTTCTTGCCTTTGTGAAAAATTGCTTGCAacattcaaacagttttacaagttcaTTTAGCATATAAACGACAAGAAAAACTTTCCAGAGAATGTTTTatcaaaatcttaaatttagCTAGCCATGCGGTCGTCACTTATTTCTATCCcccaaactgacatttcccatttttattcaacttacacgacatACAATTCACTTTagacttcaacgaaacaaacattttaaacaagttGAGACGATTTACAATAGGCGAAGCAAAGAGTTgtacccggatcgatggcttcaccagttgcagtttccgatatgcactagactaacgagacaagctcctgaAAACTccaattttttagagtattgacatagtagtacccaggaaaacaattgaaagttaaccgtcttcaacggggcTCTTAGACCTAAATAGAAACGCTATATCTTGTTGAATTTAAGCTccaattctgcctgttttcgttcttttttcagcggtaagcttgtcaatattaagatgggatattgcgtcgtgtaattgttacgaaatgtccaatgtcagtttgagggatggccataAGTGTTGACCTAGCCGTGCAGCGGGCATTACTGTAGAATAGCCAATCATAGctcgcgtactatctgagagatacaTGTTATTGAACTAGCATGACGTCCGTAGTGGGAAAATATTGGTGCAGTGGAGTTCGTGAAAGGCGATTTCCATAAACTTGCGAAAAACGAACGACaccaatattttcccagtacagaccgaacaaACTAGTTCAACATGGTTCTTAGTATATTGGCTCTCTTCGCCTGCTTCTGTTAACGGTTTCTTACTGGAACTCCGACATAAAGAATATTTCTCGCATTTTTTATTATGACCGgaaaatgaaactgaaaatgGGAAAAGTTTTGCAACCTATATACGCTGCTTCGTTACTGGTCCATCTTAGCGGTCCGTATTGCAAAATTCGGACCAGTACCACTCAGAGAACTAATCAGAATTATCCTTTTCATCTGGGATCAGTTTTCCTGCATAAGAAAGATTTTTACTTATGCCTTACATTATACACACGGACTCCAATtatgcaattttgcaattgGGATTTGGCCTCGAGGCCTTCGCGTTGTGATTCGTATCatatcatttttcttttcttatttttttctcatgTCCCTGTTTCActtgaaaacataaaaaagtGATGTAGAAGCGATTTTAATGCGATCAAGTTGTTTAGTGATGGACATTCGTAAGTTTGGACCAAAAGTCGTTACGAACGCTGTGACAGTACTAGTGCCCCTTGAACAATTTCTATCTCAGTCATTTTGATCGGTTAGTTGTTTGTTAACGTCAACAGTTCACTTTGGATGACCCAGGTGCCTGCGTGTTGACTGAAGACGCACATGTACGCCACAGATCGAGAGTCTCGATCCGTGGCGCTTGCCAAAAGAATTGCAGCTCCGGGAACGAGAATGGACTGAAAATTGTCAAATAACATACGAAGCTGTGAGATTCAAAGAAACTTCAAATATCACCGGGCATAAACGAAGAAAAGATTGATCAAATTCTAAAAGAACAACATCCGGGGAATAAGTAAAAAATTGTCAGCAATAAAACATAAGCTTTTCTCTTTGAGATTgtcggattttttttttattatcgtCATAATATAATAGCAGATAACTGAACGACTTGGTGGCGCCAAAAACTAATCGACTACCACCTGCAGCATAAGCCTGGTAAAATGATCGTAGAAGTCCTGTCTGTCCACTCTGAACCTATTTATTAGTTAAGAATGATTTACAGTGTAAAATTGTTAAGCCATATATATGCTAATAGAAGCCTTAGAAAATCGGTCGATTATTTTGTGAAACTCTAGACGAAGTGCAGCTGTTTTCGATAAACGCCTCCATTTAGTTGCACATAGATCTACATCTTTAAGTGTTAAATGACCGGAACAGATGACTGCGGCCATAATAAGACATCAGTCAATAATATTTTTGAAAGGTGCTTGAGTTTGAAAATGGTTTTAAATGAGTCGAGGCCAtgtaaactcttttttttttttttttcgttttcaattTATCATTGATGAAAAACGGTGCAACACTCTGGATGCACCAGTGTGACACTATTGAGATAATCTCGTACTATGAATCCGATCTATATTCACCCTACCCAACATTACTGTCACGGAATAAAGTAAGGTCATATTGACAGTTGACAAAAAAATCACGTAAAACAGGTTGAGTTCTCGCGGAAAAAATAATGGAAATGTCCCCTTCGATTGCATCTCTCAGTCTGTGTTTCTTTCGCCATGTTCCAAAGAGTTGTTTCGCGATTGATAATCATATCCCTCCTTTCTCGGCCAGTTCTAAGGGCTAGAGCTGCATTTGCGACGAGTTAAGCACTGAAAATAAGATTCAGGTTACCTTGGAGTGGACCTACAAAAACAGGGATATTTCAGCTGACTAAATCTTTGGGGAGCCTTGAATGAAAAGGAACACTATAACCGCATTTCGAACACCCAGTTGGAAGGTAGCAGCTGAATGAGCTTGCTATTTGCAAACTAATGCGTTCCACGTCCGTCACAGTCAAAGTTAACTTCTTTCGTCATGAAGACGGGAAATCGTGGGTTTGAACTGGAGATATCTCCATCTTTAACGCTGATGTATTTCTGGGTACTTGCTCACTTTCCCTTCTGCCTATTACGGTATCCTTGACTGCTTTTCTCACTTCTCTAATCTTCCAACAATAGAGGAACGGGTTTAGAGACGAGTTAAAGTAGACAAAGGTCGCCGTATATCCCCAAGCCATGTAGAGAGACGGGGTTAATTTAGTAAGAGTAATAACTGCTATAACTATGCTGTACGGAAGATAGCATACGGTTAAGGATAGCTGCACCCAAATCGCGCTGGATAGAGTTTTTCTGAAGTCCGCCATATCTACCTTACTTTCTTTACCCGAGGATGCCGTTTTCACTCCGTGAAAATCTGTACTTTGGTTACAGTGGCGACGAAGAATGAAATAGATTCTCGCGTAACAGAGACCCGAAACGAGGACACACAAAAATTTTACAGAATAGCCAAAACCTTTCGATATTGCTAAACTCTTGAACGCTGTTGAACTGAAGGCAATGCTAGATATCCAGAAAAACACTACGATCATTCGAACCCTTGTTAACGTAACAACTCGACGATATTTCATCTTAAGGGACAGTGCAAGGAGCCTGTCCACGCTTATTGCAGTTAGCGTCAAAAGCGACACTGCGGATAGCATGGTGAAGGAAACAGTTGTGAGAGAACCAGTGTATTCGCAAAGTCGTGACCAATGACTCACTGATTTCATTTTGTACGATATCAAGTAGGTGGCAT from Montipora foliosa isolate CH-2021 chromosome 7, ASM3666993v2, whole genome shotgun sequence includes the following:
- the LOC138010754 gene encoding melanocyte-stimulating hormone receptor-like, with product MNVGDYLPNISVSLDLENVTRESGGDKKIRQLFCTADGGHQFFLSVVNFFLSVIATLGNLLILVALRKVSRLHPPSKLLLLCLTATDLCVGVVSEPLYATYLISYKMKSVSHWSRLCEYTGSLTTVSFTMLSAVSLLTLTAISVDRLLALSLKMKYRRVVTLTRVRMIVVFFWISSIAFSSTAFKSLAISKGFGYSVKFLCVLVSGLCYARIYFILRRHCNQSTDFHGVKTASSGKESKVDMADFRKTLSSAIWVQLSLTVCYLPYSIVIAVITLTKLTPSLYMAWGYTATFVYFNSSLNPFLYCWKIREVRKAVKDTVIGRRESEQVPRNTSALKMEISPVQTHDFPSS